Proteins encoded by one window of Blautia argi:
- a CDS encoding DUF885 domain-containing protein, whose translation MKKFFPRLSRKILLLISLLFLGFFSLFFLKDRLFPSWDTRFERFTNALFREELSANTLNLHYTLAYPEKYHIKDYDISFGNMNPSKLQENFTSIKTLKKELEEYPISKLSPENQILYDILRLHLSTELSCKDCYMLQEPLGPNLGVQAQLPVLLAEYTFRTPTDVKDYLSLLSSLPDYFSEILSFEKEKSNQGLFMSNTSADRVIQQCREFCKNQNSHYLSKTFQERITELQNKKLITQKQADSYIKTQKKILKKCIFPAYQTLAEELEKLKGTGKNENGLAFLPNGKNYYLYLVKSSTGDYRSIKEIQQTLYRQLFSDFEEIQKLVQKDPDIFIKASQLPQTSSYSPEQMLDYLNRVMTDDFPSLTVEDYEVKYVPESMESFSSPAFYLTPPVDTLTPNTIYINQSSTVSSTELFTTLAHEGFPGHLYQTVSFGKQDCPPARHLLGCSGYTEGWATYVEDMSYRYACDFLKTDPEVMEFLRLNRSITLCLYSILDTGIHYTGWNFATVQKLLEGFGITDASVCQEIFQYIVENPANYLKYYLGFLNFQALKNSVQEIQSNAFHLKAFHQNLLEIGPAPFPVVKKYLLMKY comes from the coding sequence TTGAAAAAATTTTTCCCACGGCTCTCCCGAAAAATTCTGCTGCTGATTTCCCTTCTCTTCCTGGGCTTTTTCTCCCTTTTCTTTCTGAAAGACCGGCTTTTCCCCTCCTGGGATACCCGCTTTGAGCGCTTTACCAATGCGCTTTTCCGCGAGGAACTTTCTGCAAATACCCTGAATTTGCATTATACGCTGGCGTATCCGGAAAAGTACCATATAAAAGATTACGACATCAGCTTTGGAAACATGAACCCCAGCAAACTGCAGGAAAATTTTACTTCTATAAAAACGTTAAAAAAGGAATTAGAGGAATATCCCATATCCAAGTTGTCACCGGAAAATCAAATCCTCTATGACATACTGCGTCTGCATCTTTCCACAGAGCTTTCCTGCAAAGACTGCTATATGCTGCAGGAGCCTCTTGGTCCCAATCTGGGGGTTCAGGCACAGCTTCCTGTCCTGCTGGCAGAATATACCTTCCGCACTCCAACCGATGTCAAAGATTATCTTTCCCTGCTTTCCTCCCTTCCTGATTACTTCTCTGAAATTCTCAGTTTTGAAAAGGAAAAATCCAATCAGGGACTTTTTATGAGCAATACAAGCGCTGACCGAGTCATTCAGCAATGCAGAGAATTTTGCAAAAATCAAAATTCCCATTACCTTTCCAAAACTTTTCAGGAACGGATAACAGAACTTCAAAATAAGAAACTCATCACCCAAAAGCAGGCTGATTCCTACATAAAGACCCAGAAAAAAATTTTAAAAAAGTGTATTTTTCCTGCTTACCAGACTCTGGCAGAAGAACTGGAGAAATTAAAGGGAACCGGAAAAAATGAAAATGGACTTGCGTTTCTTCCAAATGGAAAAAACTATTATCTTTATCTGGTAAAAAGCAGTACGGGAGATTACCGCTCCATCAAAGAAATCCAGCAAACCCTGTACCGTCAGCTTTTTTCTGACTTTGAGGAAATTCAGAAACTGGTTCAAAAAGACCCTGATATTTTCATAAAGGCTTCCCAGCTTCCTCAAACTTCCTCCTATTCTCCGGAACAGATGCTGGATTACTTAAACCGCGTTATGACAGATGACTTTCCTTCTCTTACGGTCGAGGATTATGAAGTAAAATATGTGCCTGAATCCATGGAAAGTTTCTCCAGTCCTGCCTTTTATCTTACGCCTCCGGTGGATACTCTGACCCCAAATACCATTTACATTAACCAAAGCAGCACGGTTTCCTCCACGGAGCTTTTCACCACCCTTGCACACGAAGGATTTCCGGGACATCTGTATCAAACTGTTTCCTTTGGAAAACAGGACTGCCCTCCTGCCCGTCACCTGTTGGGCTGCAGCGGCTATACAGAAGGCTGGGCAACTTATGTGGAAGACATGTCCTACCGCTATGCCTGCGATTTTTTGAAAACAGATCCAGAAGTAATGGAATTTCTCCGACTGAACCGTTCTATTACCCTGTGTCTGTATTCCATTCTGGATACCGGGATTCACTACACAGGCTGGAATTTTGCCACGGTGCAAAAACTCCTGGAAGGCTTTGGCATCACAGACGCCTCTGTCTGTCAAGAAATCTTCCAGTATATTGTAGAAAACCCTGCCAACTATTTAAAATATTATCTGGGCTTTCTGAATTTTCAGGCTTTAAAAAACAGCGTACAGGAAATCCAGAGCAATGCTTTTCATCTGAAAGCCTTTCACCAGAATCTTTTGGAAATCGGCCCTGCGCCCTTCCCTGTTGTGAAAAAATATCTTCTTATGAAATACTGA
- a CDS encoding MarR family winged helix-turn-helix transcriptional regulator — protein MKHYEVFHDILVNLFQEIMDIEGKALITPEFKDISVNDMHIIEAIGEESPRNMSSVAKSLSVTVGTLTIAINGLVKKGYVHRERSEEDRRVVLISLTEKGRRANAHHTKFHEGMIQAVLKDLDESQQEVLVKSLLNLREFFDSYQKEKV, from the coding sequence GTGAAACATTATGAGGTTTTTCATGATATCCTGGTAAATCTTTTTCAGGAAATCATGGATATTGAAGGAAAAGCGCTGATTACTCCTGAGTTTAAAGATATTTCTGTGAATGATATGCATATTATAGAAGCTATTGGAGAGGAAAGTCCGAGAAACATGTCTTCGGTTGCAAAATCCCTGTCTGTGACGGTGGGAACTCTGACTATAGCAATCAACGGTCTGGTAAAAAAAGGCTATGTTCATCGGGAACGAAGTGAAGAAGACCGAAGGGTGGTGCTGATTTCCCTTACTGAAAAGGGGCGAAGAGCCAATGCACATCATACGAAATTTCACGAGGGAATGATACAGGCAGTGCTGAAGGATTTGGACGAAAGCCAGCAGGAGGTGTTGGTAAAATCGCTGCTGAATCTTCGAGAGTTTTTTGATTCGTATCAGAAGGAAAAAGTATAA
- a CDS encoding HisA/HisF-related TIM barrel protein, producing the protein MKTIEWYLENGISRVILGSTAIKNPALTKEAVKTFGDKIAVGIDAKEGIPAVEGWLEKSTFFYLELAKTMEQMGVKTIIYTDIAKDGTLQGVNLEQLERLKETVSCRIIASGGVRSIEDIEACKRLGLYGCICGKAVYTGNLSLKKAIEKAGEQ; encoded by the coding sequence ATGAAGACCATAGAATGGTATTTGGAAAATGGGATTTCCCGTGTGATTCTGGGGTCTACAGCAATTAAAAATCCTGCTCTGACGAAAGAAGCCGTGAAAACCTTCGGAGATAAAATTGCAGTGGGAATTGATGCGAAAGAAGGCATTCCGGCAGTAGAAGGCTGGCTGGAAAAGAGTACATTTTTTTATCTGGAGCTGGCAAAAACAATGGAACAGATGGGTGTGAAAACCATTATTTATACAGATATTGCAAAAGACGGAACCCTGCAGGGTGTAAATCTGGAACAGCTGGAAAGGTTGAAAGAAACCGTATCCTGCAGGATTATTGCCAGCGGTGGCGTCCGTTCTATAGAGGATATTGAGGCGTGCAAAAGGCTTGGGTTATATGGTTGTATCTGCGGAAAAGCTGTTTATACCGGCAATCTCAGCCTGAAGAAAGCCATAGAGAAGGCAGGTGAGCAATAA
- a CDS encoding HisA/HisF-related TIM barrel protein — translation MIILPAIDIKDKTCVRLIQGDYSTAHQVAEDPLETAKNFAKQGAKWIHMVDLDGAKAACPVNGEIFLKVAKESPLLVEVGGGIRDNEDHRMVFGKWDFPCDSGVYSN, via the coding sequence ATGATTATCTTACCGGCGATTGATATTAAGGACAAAACCTGTGTGCGATTGATACAGGGGGATTACAGTACCGCTCATCAGGTAGCGGAAGACCCGTTAGAAACAGCAAAGAATTTTGCCAAACAGGGAGCAAAATGGATACATATGGTAGATTTGGACGGTGCAAAAGCAGCCTGTCCGGTGAATGGAGAAATCTTTTTAAAGGTGGCAAAGGAATCCCCGCTTTTGGTAGAAGTAGGAGGTGGGATACGGGATAATGAAGACCATAGAATGGTATTTGGAAAATGGGATTTCCCGTGTGATTCTGGGGTCTACAGCAATTAA
- the hisE gene encoding phosphoribosyl-ATP diphosphatase, which produces MTDVFKGLYEVIEKRKEEKQEGSYTCYLFEQGMDKILKKCGEECSEVIIAAKNGNNIDTANEICDLLYHLLVMMSEAGISVEEVEEILEARRQKIGNLKTFHVSDHNT; this is translated from the coding sequence ATGACAGATGTATTCAAAGGATTATATGAGGTTATCGAAAAGAGAAAAGAAGAAAAACAGGAGGGTTCTTATACCTGCTATCTCTTTGAACAGGGCATGGATAAAATTCTGAAAAAGTGCGGGGAAGAGTGCAGTGAAGTAATTATAGCAGCAAAAAACGGAAACAATATAGATACTGCAAATGAAATCTGTGATTTGCTGTATCATCTTCTGGTTATGATGTCTGAAGCGGGTATTTCCGTAGAGGAAGTAGAAGAAATTCTGGAAGCAAGACGGCAAAAAATAGGAAATCTGAAAACTTTTCATGTCAGTGACCACAATACCTGA
- a CDS encoding PduL/EutD family phosphate acyltransferase, giving the protein MKVLVETSARHVHLSQEHLEVLFGKGHELTVKKMLSQPGQFACEEKVEVIGTKGSLKMSVLGPVRKDTQVEVSLTDARSIGVVAPIRESGDINESGACKIVGPAGEVELTEGVISAKRHVHMTPEDAEKAGVADKQIVELAIESPNGRSLTFGDVVVRVSASYATAAHIDTDEANALAPGKECYGEMIVK; this is encoded by the coding sequence ATGAAAGTATTAGTAGAAACATCTGCAAGACATGTGCATTTATCACAGGAACATCTGGAAGTGCTGTTCGGAAAAGGACACGAATTAACCGTGAAAAAAATGTTGAGCCAGCCGGGTCAGTTCGCATGTGAAGAAAAAGTAGAAGTTATCGGAACAAAAGGCAGCCTGAAAATGTCTGTTTTAGGACCGGTAAGAAAGGATACACAGGTAGAAGTTTCTTTAACAGATGCAAGAAGCATCGGTGTTGTTGCTCCAATTCGTGAATCCGGAGATATTAATGAATCAGGTGCATGTAAAATTGTTGGACCTGCAGGCGAAGTAGAGCTGACAGAAGGCGTTATCTCTGCAAAACGTCATGTACATATGACACCGGAAGACGCTGAAAAAGCAGGCGTAGCTGACAAACAGATCGTAGAACTTGCTATTGAATCTCCAAACGGCAGAAGCCTTACATTTGGTGACGTTGTTGTTCGTGTAAGCGCATCTTACGCAACAGCAGCACACATTGACACAGATGAAGCAAATGCTCTGGCTCCTGGAAAAGAATGCTATGGAGAAATGATTGTAAAATAA
- the hisH gene encoding imidazole glycerol phosphate synthase subunit HisH: protein MIAIIDYGAGNLFSVKNALSYLQIEHCITEDAEIIRQADALILPGVGAFPDAMERLERKALVSVIQEEAGKKPLLGICLGMQLLFEEGYEFKQTKGLGLIPGQIVKIDGKEEKIPHMGWNELHLVNPCVMTEGMEESARVYFVHSYRAETEQEYLSCTTFHGEEIPALVRKDNIYGAQFHPEKSGTVGLNMLKKFAEVVNA from the coding sequence ATGATAGCGATTATTGATTATGGAGCAGGAAATCTTTTCAGTGTAAAAAATGCTTTAAGCTACCTGCAGATAGAGCATTGCATAACAGAAGACGCAGAAATAATAAGGCAGGCAGACGCCTTGATTCTGCCGGGTGTGGGAGCTTTTCCGGACGCCATGGAAAGGCTGGAAAGGAAAGCCCTGGTATCCGTGATTCAGGAGGAAGCAGGAAAAAAACCTCTTCTTGGGATTTGTCTTGGCATGCAGCTTTTGTTTGAAGAAGGTTATGAATTTAAACAGACAAAAGGGCTTGGTCTGATACCGGGGCAGATTGTTAAAATAGATGGAAAGGAAGAAAAAATTCCCCATATGGGCTGGAATGAACTGCATCTTGTAAATCCATGCGTAATGACAGAGGGAATGGAGGAAAGTGCCAGAGTGTATTTTGTCCATTCCTATCGGGCAGAAACAGAGCAGGAATATCTTTCCTGTACAACCTTTCATGGAGAGGAGATTCCGGCTCTGGTACGAAAGGATAATATATATGGAGCTCAGTTTCACCCTGAAAAAAGCGGAACTGTGGGACTGAATATGCTGAAAAAATTTGCAGAGGTGGTGAATGCATGA
- the hisB gene encoding imidazoleglycerol-phosphate dehydratase HisB, which yields MRKAKIERNTKETQIALSWDMDGQGICKGTCGIGFLDHMLQALCVHGGFDIQLSMRGDLEVDCHHSAEDLGIVLGQAFAKALGEKGGIRRYGTACIPMDEALSFCSLDISGRAFLVYEASYENERIGTLDCCMIKEFFRAFAFQAGITLHMKVLYGENDHHKAEALFKAFAHALREAVTETGRGVLSSKGVLE from the coding sequence TTGAGAAAGGCAAAAATAGAAAGAAATACAAAGGAAACACAGATAGCTTTATCGTGGGATATGGACGGACAGGGCATCTGCAAAGGTACCTGTGGAATTGGATTTCTGGACCATATGCTCCAGGCTCTGTGTGTACATGGAGGGTTTGATATACAGCTTTCCATGCGAGGGGATTTGGAAGTGGACTGTCATCACAGCGCAGAGGATTTGGGGATTGTTCTGGGACAGGCTTTTGCTAAAGCTTTAGGAGAAAAAGGCGGAATCCGCAGGTATGGAACTGCATGTATTCCCATGGACGAAGCTCTCAGTTTTTGTTCTCTGGACATCAGTGGCAGGGCTTTTCTGGTCTACGAAGCATCGTATGAAAATGAAAGAATCGGTACTTTGGACTGTTGTATGATAAAAGAATTCTTTCGCGCCTTTGCTTTTCAGGCAGGAATTACACTGCACATGAAGGTTTTATATGGAGAGAATGATCATCATAAGGCAGAAGCTCTTTTTAAAGCCTTTGCTCATGCACTAAGGGAGGCAGTAACAGAAACAGGCAGGGGTGTTCTTTCATCAAAGGGAGTGTTGGAATGA
- the hisC gene encoding histidinol-phosphate transaminase encodes MAYEIPERLKKLQSYQPVTEVYQVRLDANESFLDLPENIRKDVLEAIRQVEFHRYPDPEARELCQCFGEFFHIPSTLITAGNGSDELISLIIQSFLIPGESMVTVSPDFSMYEFYAQAAGVKVQVLEKQDMQLCAEDLIQKVRECSAGLLIFSNPCNPTALKLEREDVLKVVREIDALVVVDEAYMDFSEGSVLNEVENYTNLIVLKTCSKAFGMAAIRLGFAAANRDITGVLKAVKSPYNVNSLTQAAGCAVLKHQDYLRECTEKIREATAELYTGLKKIEEKKERIRKIYPTSTNFIYIEIEGAKSLFEALKKEGISVRFMNGYLRICAGNHKENKAVLQAVEKIL; translated from the coding sequence ATGGCATATGAGATACCGGAAAGACTGAAAAAGCTTCAGTCCTATCAGCCGGTTACAGAAGTTTATCAGGTTCGTCTGGACGCAAATGAAAGCTTTCTGGATTTGCCGGAAAATATCAGAAAAGACGTTTTAGAGGCAATCAGACAGGTGGAATTTCATCGTTATCCCGACCCTGAAGCAAGAGAACTTTGTCAGTGCTTTGGGGAATTTTTTCACATTCCTTCAACACTTATTACGGCCGGAAACGGTTCGGACGAGTTGATTTCTCTGATTATTCAAAGTTTTTTAATCCCCGGAGAAAGTATGGTAACCGTAAGTCCTGATTTTTCCATGTATGAGTTCTACGCACAGGCTGCAGGCGTAAAGGTTCAGGTATTGGAAAAACAGGATATGCAGCTTTGTGCAGAGGATTTGATACAAAAGGTTCGGGAATGCAGCGCAGGGCTGCTTATTTTTTCAAATCCCTGTAATCCCACAGCATTGAAGTTAGAAAGGGAAGACGTTTTAAAGGTAGTAAGAGAGATAGATGCACTGGTAGTCGTAGATGAAGCCTATATGGACTTTTCAGAAGGCTCTGTACTTAATGAAGTGGAAAATTATACAAATTTAATTGTATTGAAAACCTGTTCAAAGGCCTTTGGAATGGCAGCTATCCGTTTGGGCTTTGCGGCAGCAAACAGGGATATTACAGGAGTTTTAAAAGCAGTAAAATCTCCATACAATGTCAATTCGCTGACACAGGCAGCCGGGTGTGCTGTGTTGAAACATCAGGATTATCTTCGGGAATGTACAGAAAAGATTCGGGAAGCAACAGCAGAATTGTATACAGGATTAAAGAAGATTGAAGAGAAAAAAGAAAGAATCCGAAAAATTTATCCAACCAGTACAAATTTTATTTATATAGAAATTGAGGGAGCAAAGAGTCTGTTTGAGGCTTTGAAAAAAGAAGGGATTTCGGTGCGTTTTATGAATGGATATTTAAGGATTTGTGCAGGAAATCATAAGGAAAATAAAGCAGTTTTACAGGCGGTAGAAAAGATTTTATAG
- the hisI gene encoding phosphoribosyl-AMP cyclohydrolase, translating to MKDIEEYFRKSELLPAIIQEAETGEVLMLAYMNQESFEKTLETGYTWFYSRSRQELWNKGATSGHVQRVVDIKGDCDKDTVLITVIQSGAACHTGSHSCFFRQITGKEETL from the coding sequence ATGAAGGATATAGAGGAATATTTCAGAAAGTCAGAGCTGCTTCCCGCGATTATACAGGAAGCAGAAACAGGAGAAGTGTTGATGCTGGCTTATATGAATCAGGAAAGTTTTGAGAAGACCTTAGAAACAGGATATACCTGGTTTTATAGCCGTTCCAGACAGGAGTTGTGGAACAAAGGAGCTACATCAGGACATGTGCAGAGGGTTGTAGATATAAAGGGAGATTGCGATAAAGATACGGTTCTGATTACCGTAATTCAGAGTGGAGCAGCCTGTCATACAGGCTCGCACAGTTGCTTTTTCAGACAAATAACAGGAAAGGAAGAAACGCTATGA